A window of the Citrus sinensis cultivar Valencia sweet orange chromosome 9, DVS_A1.0, whole genome shotgun sequence genome harbors these coding sequences:
- the LOC102607603 gene encoding carboxylesterase 1-like has product MFTFNSDGTMTRNHSLYPNTAATPDPNDDTIALSKDVPVNQSNNTWVRIFLPRQALDSSTDTKFPLVVYTHGGGLLLLSAATKIYHDLCSEIASRVPAIIVSVDYRLAPEHRLPAAYDDAVEVLQWVKTTQEHWLRQYADFSSCFIMGDSGGGNIAYHAALQAAAQVDDLLPLKIKGLILLKPFFGGVKRTESELRLANQPILPPPQTDFTWQLALPIGADRDHEYSNPIVGGGSKFLDQFRLLGWKVMVTGGSEDTLFDRQVELAKLMEQKGVNVVSYFDDSPHDMIGDPVKLEALYVNIKKFISS; this is encoded by the coding sequence ATGTTCACCTTCAACTCCGACGGCACGATGACTCGCAACCACAGCCTCTACCCAAACACCGCAGCCACACCCGATCCAAATGACGACACCATAGCTCTCTCCAAAGATGTCCCCGTCAACCAATCAAACAACACTTGGGTCCGCATATTCCTGCCCCGTCAAGCACTTGATTCTTCCACCGACACCAAGTTTCCCCTCGTAGTTTACACCCACGGTGGAGGCCTCCTTCTCTTAAGCGCAGCCACAAAAATCTACCATGATTTATGCTCAGAAATTGCATCCCGAGTCCCTGCCATTATTGTGTCAGTAGATTACAGGCTTGCCCCCGAGCACCGCCTCCCAGCGGCCTATGATGATGCCGTGGAAGTCTTGCAATGGGTCAAAACCACTCAAGAACACTGGTTGCGACAATACGCTGACTTCTCGTCTTGTTTCATAATGGGTGATAGCGGAGGTGGCAACATCGCTTACCACGCAGCACTGCAAGCAGCCGCACAAGTTGATGATTTGTTACCTTTGAAGATCAAAGGGCTGATATTGCTCAAGCCTTTCTTCGGTGGGGTCAAAAGGACTGAGTCAGAGTTGAGGTTGGCCAATCAACCGATTTTACCACCACCTCAAACTGATTTCACGTGGCAGTTAGCATTACCCATCGGGGCTGACCGCGATCATGAGTATTCCAATCCAATTGTGGGAGGTGGGTCAAAGTTTTTAGACCAATTCAGGTTGTTAGGGTGGAAGGTGATGGTGACTGGGGGCAGTGAGGATACGTTGTTTGACCGTCAAGTTGAACTGGCGAAGTTGATGGAGCAGAAGGGTGTGAATGTGGTGAGTTATTTTGATGATAGCCCCCACGATATGATTGGCGATCCTGTCAAGCTTGAGGCTCTGTAtgttaacataaaaaaattcatttcgTCTTGA